The genomic interval GGTTGCGGGGGTCAAGACTATCCATAGTGGATAAGTCTATTCTCCTTCTTAATTACTGGAGGAAGCTGGGTACATCCAGGTCGTCTCCGCGGTCATCGCGGCGATCGTCACGACGATCATCACGGCGGTCGTAGGAACGGTCATCGCGGCGCTCATCGCGGCGCTCGTCACGGTGATCTTCGCGGCGCTCATCACGACGGTAATCGCGATCATTGCCGGTGGTGAAGAGTCCACCGCCGGAGCGGGTCTCCTCAATGCGATGACGTGCACCAGCAGAGCGGGACAGGTAAGGATCGTTCTCCTCACGTGCACCACCGAAGATGCTTTCCTTCTCTGGTGGAAGGGTTGCGTTGGTGGTTGGGACCTGCTGCTGGACTGGCTCAGCTGCAGGTGCAGCTGAGATGCCTGCGCGGCGGTTCTCAGCGGCGCTTGCGCGAGCTGCGTCAAAACCGGTCGCGATGACGGTTACGCGGACTTCGTCGCCCAGGTTGTCGTCGATGATGGTACCGAAGATGAGGTTGACATCTTCATCGGAACGCTCACGGACCATGGATGCAGCTGCGTTGACTTCCATGAGGCCCAGGTCGGATCCACCAGCAAAGGACAGCAGGACGCCAGTTGCGCCGTCCATTGTTGCTTCGAGAAGTGGAGAGTTGATGGCCTGCTCGGTTGCAGAGACAACGCGGTTGTCCCCACGTGCAGAGCCCACACCCATGAGTGCGGAACCAGCTTCGGACATGACGGAGCGAACGTCCGCGAAGTCCACGTTGATCACACCAGGGATGGTGATCAGGTTGGTAATACCCTGAACACCATTGTGGAGAACTTCATCGGCTGCGCGGAACGCTTCCATGATGGACAGGTTCGCATCGCCCAGCTCAAGCAGGCGGTCGTTTGGAATAACGATGAGGGTGTCGCAGACCTCCTTCAGTGCTGCGATGCCTTCTTCTGCCTGGCGAGTACGGCGACGGCCTTCGAACTCGAAAGGCTTGGTCACAACACCAATGGTCAGTGCGCCCATCTTCTTGGCGATCCCTGCCACGACTGGTGCAGCACCAGTTCCGGTGCCACCACCTTCGCCGGCGGTAACGAAGACCATGTCGGCGCCCTTGATGGTTTCTTCGATTTCGTTCTTGTGATCCTCTGCCGAGGCACGTCCAACTTCTGGGTTCGCGCCGGCACCAAGACCACGGGTAGCTTCACGTCCGATATCGAGCTTTACGTCGGCATCAGAGAACATGAGAGCCTGCGAGTCGGTGTTCACCGCGATGAACTCCACGCCTTTGAGGCCTTCTTCAATCATGCGGTTGACGGCGTTGACTCCGCCGCCGCCCACGCCGACGACCTTAATCTTGGCGAGGTAGTTGTTCGGTGAGGTCATTGTCGATGTCTCGCCTTTCGAAGAGTTGATACTAAAAAAAATTTTGCTTTTATTTTCATCTCAGATAAGCAGTCAGCACTGTGAGAGCTTATCTAAAAGTGTTAATCCGGCTGACATATATCTTGTGCGAAAAACACGTCAATGTGTCGGACATTTACAGCGGCGTGTCGCTACCCTCAACCTTTACTTTAGGGTTGTTGAGGTGGGCAAACGCGTTGTGGAAACGGGTGAACCGGAACTACCCAGCCACTTTAGCGGACTGTCACCATTGAGGGTGAGCTAATGTTCCAACGTTGGCCTTCCCGCTTCAAAACAGTCGACATTGCCACCGCTTTATCGTGGTTGTTTTCCGAGGATCCCCAGTAGATTTCCCGGCCATCATTCATTTTCAGCAAGATATCAAATTGATCCGGAGCTTCCACTACCTGGATACTTTCTGTCATCTGCGCATCTTGCGCTTTAATTGCGTTGATTACAGCAATAACCGCAGGAAGCACTTCTGAGTTTCCTTCATCCGCGCCAGAAACTTCTACTGTTCCCACCGGGGGTGTTCCAATGATAATTTCTTTACCCTCGGTGTCAATGACATGGTCACCATCAGCACGCTTGATGAACACTGCAGGCTCACGCTCTGTCAGCTCCACGGTGATGGTGCTTGGCAGGGCACGGTTAACGGTCACCGATTTCACCCAGGGCAATTCCACAATGTTTTGCCCTGCTGCAGTCGCATCGACGCGGAAGAGGTTTTCGCCCTCAACAATCCCGGAGACTTCCAGTACTTGATCCGGATCTGTGCGCGTTGCACCGGTTACTTCAATGTTTCCCACCTTGAGGATGGGAACGAACCAGGCAACAACGCCCAGGATTGCCACGAGGACAACAACCACACCCACAACAATGGCGATGACTTTTTTGTTCACGCTAGTCCTGCCTTGTTCACTTACGTCCTAATTGTTTTGCAGCTGATCCAGGATTTCTGGAGCAAGCATGGTCACGGAACCTGCACCCATGGTGAGCACGATGTCATTAGGTCCTGCGATTTCTGCAATGCGTTCTGGGACTGCAGAGAAATTAGGTTCGTACACCACTGGAATGGTCATCGCATCGGTGATGATTTCCGAGGACACGCCATCCACCGGTTGTTCGCGCGCTCCGTAAATCTCAAGCACCACGGCAGCGTCTGCCAGTGACAGTGCCCCCGCGAACTCCTTTTGGAATTCTATGGTGCGTGAGTATAAATGTGGTTGGAACGCGACGATGACACGGCCCTTTCCAGCGGCCTTCACCCGGGTGCGCGCAGCGCTGAGCACTGCAGTTACTTCCGTTGGGTGGTGTGCGTAATCATCATAAATAGCAGCGCCATTAAATTTGCCGCCCTCGATAGCACCGTGGAACTCAAAGCGGCGTCGCACGCCGGAGAAATCCGACAAGCCTTCAACAAGCTTGTCGACGTCCCCACCCACCAGGTATCCGGCCAGCAGGGCGGCTGCACCGTTGAGTACCATGTGATCACCAGGGATTTGAAGAATCACAGATACTTCCTGTCCATCGATGTTGATGGTGGCGCGGGTGCCTTCTGCGACAACTTGGGAATCCACGATGGTAGCCATCGCTGGAACCTCAGGGTGTGCCTGTACGGCGTCAGCGGTACCGTAACCAACAGTCTTGATACCCTTGCGGACAGACCTCTCCCCCAGCTCCGCTGCGTGAGGATCGTTCAGGCACACAACCAGCTTGCCGTTCGGGGTGATGCGTCCTGCGAAATCGTCGAACACTTGGAAGTAGGCTTCAGGGGTTTTAAAGAAGTCCAGGTGGTCTGGTTCCACATTGGTGACCACTGCAACATTTGGCTTGTAGCGCAGCAGCGATGCGTCAGATTCATCTGCTTCAGCGATAAAGACCTCACCAGTTCCATGGTGCGCATTGGTGCCAGCCTTGTTGAGCTGTCCGCCGATAGCAAAGCTTGGATCCATGCCCGCTGCCTGCATAGCTACCACAGACATAGAGGTGGTGGAGGTCTTACCGTGGGTACCCGCGATCAAGACCTGGGTGGAGCCTTCCAGCAATTCGCCCAACAGATCGGAGCGACGAATAACCGGAATGCCTTCTTCACGTGCACGAACAAGTTCCGGGTTGTCTTGCGGAATGGCGGCAAAAGAGGTCACCACGACGGTGGGAAGTTCGCCGGAAAGCTCAAGGTTTTCCGCAGCGTGTCCCACTGCGATGGTGGCTCCCACGGCGCGGAGTGGAAGCAAGGTGCGGGAATCTTTGGCATCGGAACCAGTGACTGTCTTACCGCGGGCAAGCAGGATTCGGGCAACGCCAGACATTCCGGCTCCGCCAATACCGATGAGGTGGACGCGGGACAGATCAATATCTTGTGCAGAATCCAAGTGTGGAGTGGTCACCTTTAAACTATTCCTTTGCGTTGAGCTGGTCGTTTTAGTTGTGTTGGCTATTGATAGTTGCAGCAATCATGTCTGCAATCACCGTGGAGGCGTTACCTGCGGTGGAGGTTTTAGCTGCGTCCGACATCGATTGGTGTGTGGAGGGATGAAGGAGAATGTCAAGGGTGGCGTCGATAAGCGTCTGGGCGGTGAAGTCCGCGTCGTCGATCTGGCGTGCGGCACCAGCTTTAATGACAGCCTGGGCGTTGAGAGCCTGCTCACCGTTGCCGTGAGGCAGCGGGACATAAATCGCGGGGACGCCGGCGGCGGTGACCTCTGCAACCGTCATCGCGCCGGAGCGGCACACGATAAGATCAGCAACGGTGTAGGCAGCCTGCATATCGTCGATAAACGGAACGGGATGGTAGCCGGGTTTCGCTGCAGGCAACTCGTTTTTCTTACCCACGGCGTGGAGCACCTGGAAACCTGCCTCCACCAGCTGATCTACAGCTTGCTCGACGGCCTTGTTGATACTCACAGAGCCCTGCGAACCACCGGTGACAAAAATGGTTTGGCGGTCCTTGTCCAAACCCCAAGTGTCCCTGGCTCGGTCAGCTGCGGACTCATCCCGCGCGCCACTTAAAACAGCACGAATCGGAATGCCCACCACGTCGCCGTCCATGCCGGAACCAGCAACAGCATTAAGGCCAACGCCACCGAGCTTGACGCCCAATTTGTTGGCCATGCCTGCACGGGCGTTGGCTTCGTGGACAAAAAATGGCAAGCCCAAAGACTTCGCCGCCATATAAGCCGGAGCAGATACATAACCGCCAAAGCCGATGACCGCTTGAGCGTCTGTGTCCTTCAGTGCCTTGCGTGCTTGGCCTAATGCCTTAGCTACCCGGAATGGGAGCTTCAACAAATCCATATTGGGCTTGCGTGGGACTGGAACCGGCTCGATGAGATGAAGCTCAAACCCACGATCAGGCACCAGGGTTGTTTCCAAACCACGAGCAGTACCTAAAGCCGAAACTGTTGCACCGTGCTTATCGCGCAGCGCTTCAGCCACTGCCAACGCAGGCTCAATATGTCCTGCGGTACCGCCACCAGCAACGACAACCCGCATGGGTTTTGGGGAGTTAGCCATCTTTATTCGTAGTTCTCCTGATTTCACATTTATCTGCGGTTGCGGTTGTCACGCCAATCATCGCGCGACTCGGAACGGCGCTCGGTAGGCCTGCTTTGACGACTTCGATCAACGCTGCGATCGGCTGCGCGCCCACCAGTAGTTGATTGGCTACGCGCCGTACCTTCGTTGCTTCGACCGTTGTCCTGACCACTGCTTCGACCTTTGACGCTACCAGTCGAGCGTCGCGGAGCTTCCGATTGTACTCCAGCTCGCCCACTTCGTGGCGCCTGCGCTCGGCGTGCGGTCACAGGCTCGCCGAAGCGGTCCCGAGACTCTTTCTGAGGACTCGGCTTTTGTTTAGCGGCCTTGGTTTTGTTGGAACGCAAGGATGCATTACTGGTGGTCAAAGTACTTGAAGGCTCACGCAATCCCAGAAGTCGATCGATTGCGGGGCGTCCATAGGAAGCCATCGCAGAAACTGTCTCTGGTTCGTGGCGTGCACAGCTAATGAGCAAGCCCATGGAAGCCAAGGTAATGATCGCGGAGGTACCACCGGCGGAAATCATGGGCAGCTGAATACCGGTAACTGGCAGCAGACCAACCACGTAGCCAATGTTGATGAACGCCTGCGACACCACGGATGCCGTCAAGGTTGCAGCCATCAAGCCCAAGAATGGATCGTGGCTCTTCTTGGCTGTGCGCAGACCGAAGTACAGCAGCCCCGCGAAAAGTGCGATGACCAGAGCGCCACCCCACAGCCCCAGCTCCTCACCAATGATGGCAAAGATGAAGTCATTTTTAGCTTCGGGCAGGTAGAACCACTTCGCCCTTGATTGGCCCAAACCAACTCCCAAGCCGGAACCATCTGCAAGAGAGAGGAAGCCCTGATAGGACTGGAAGGCAATGCCTCGCACATCGTGGAAATTGCCAAACAGCGCATCGAAATACACCTCGAATCGGCTTGAACGGAAGCCTCCGCCCAATGCCAGGACTGCGAGGGCTGCGATAATCAGTACGCCGGCAATCGCGATCCAACCCATGGCGATGCCCGCAAAAAACAGCATGAACAATACAACCAGCACGAAAGACATCGCCATGCCGGCGTCGCCTTCCATGAAGATCAAAAACGCCATGAATGCACCGACGCCACCAAAACGCATCAAGTGATTATTGAACCAGTGCTGCACAGGGCCCTTGCCTGCGAGGTAGTGCGCTCCCCACACGGCAATGGCCACTTTGGCGATCTCCGAAGGCTGAAACTGAATAGGTCCAAGAGCAATCCACGACTGCGACCCGACCTCTTCTTTACCTGTACCAATGCCAGGAATCTGCACGGCAAGCAGCAAGACAATAGACACAATCAATATCAGGTTGGATAGGTTTCTAATGGTTTGCGGGCGCGTCATCAACGCCACCCACATGGCAAAGAAACCCAACACGATCATGATGCCCTGGCGCACGGCAGTACCCCACACGGAGCCACCTTCCCTCAACGACCATGTCATTGAGGAGGAATACACCATGACTACACCGAGGCACGACAAAATGACCACGATGCACAAGATCATGATGTAGTCAGTTAAAGGGCGCGCGAGAAGATCATTCCATGCACCGGAAATACGCTCCCTAATTCCCAGCCCCGTTCTGGTTTTAGCGCCAGTGTTCGGACGTGCGGGTTTTTTTGAGGCTCCGGTGGTCATGATCAGCCTTTCTCTTCCGTTAATCCTTTGATTGTGCCAATGATGTTGTGTGCAAAGAGGTCGCCACGCTGGCCCATGCCTTTGAACATGTCCAAAGACGCAGCGGCAGGGGCAAGCAACACGGTATCGCCGGGTTCGCTGATGCTAAATGCCTCAGTGACGATTTCTTCCATTGCCTCAAATGGCTCCGTCTTGTCAGTGACAAATACAGAGGCCTGCGACGCGTGTTCCTTCAACGCTGCCACGATTTCAGCACGATCTGCGCCCAACACCAATGCTGCCTTGATGCGCTGTTCGTGCTTTTTCACCAGTGGCGCAATGTCCGCGCCTTTGAGCTGTCCGCCGACAACCCAAATGACTGAATCATGCCCAGCTAGCGCAGAATCAGCAGCGTGGGGGTTGGTCGCCTTGGAGTTGTCAATGAAATGAACACCGTCATGCTCGGCGACGACCTGGCCACGGTGGCCTGCCACCTCAAAAGAATCCAACGCACGCGCGATCGCCTCAGGTGCCACGCCCTGCGAGCGCGCCACCGCAGCTGCAGCCAAAGCGTCCAAAACACCGGCAGGGCCGGCGGGATTAATGCCGTCAGCGGATGCAAGCACCACATTATTGCCGTAGGCATTATCGACGAGCTCCCCCGCTTTCACACCCAACTGGCCGGTTGCAGGCTCATTGACGGTAAATCCAATGAGACCACTCAAGTCTGCTTCAGAAGTCAGCTGCACCAAATAAGGATCGTCTGCCCCAATGATGGCGACCTTGCCCTTGAGCACTTCCATCTTGGCCAACGCATAATCACGCATGGAACCGTGCCAATCGATGTGATCCTCAGCCAAGTTGAGCACCACGCCAGCATCAGGGGTGAAGGTTGGAGACCAGTGCAATTGGAAACTAGACAGCTCTGCAACTAACACATCAATGCGGTTTTTCGCTACCAAAGCCTCAGACACCGGGATGCCGATATTGCCCACTGCCTTGGCAGTAAAACCGCCCTCATTCATCATCGCGGCGAGCATTGATGTGGTGGTGGTTTTACCGTTGGTGCCGGTGACTGCGAGCCACGTATGTGGCTCGCCGAAAACACCTGCCTGGTCCAGGCGCCAAGCAAGCTCGACGTCACCGATAACCTCAAGGCCCTGGCGGTGGGCGTCGACAAGCAAAGTGCTTGTTGGGCGCCAGCCCGGGGAGGTGACCACAATGGAGAAAGAATCCAGCTGTTCCTGAGCCTGCGCGGTGCTGATATCTGCAACGTCTACTACTTCAATGAGCATGTGACGTGCAGTTTCGTTATCGTCGGCGACCACAACATCGCAATGCAACTCACTGAGCATCTTTGCAATGGACAGGCCGGAAACACCAGCGCCGGCCACAAGAATACGGCCCTGCAGCGCCTGAGGTAAATGGGACAGAGAAACCATAATTATTTATACCTCCGCTAAGTGGAGCCAGTCGCTGTAAAACACACCGACACCCGCCAACACAGCCATGATCGCGATCAGCCAGAAACGGATGGTCACGGTAGTTTCAGCCCACCCAAGGGCCTCGAAGTGGTGGTGGATCGGAGCCATTTTGAACACACGCTTACCGCGGGTCTTAAACACGCCGATCTGGATCGCAACAGAAGCGATCTCAATGACAAACAGCGCGCCGATGATAACCATGAGCAGCTCGGTGCGACTAACCACAGAAATACCTGCAACCAAACCGCCCAGTGCCAAAGAACCAGTATCGCCCATGAAGATCTTTGCCGGCGCCGCATTCCACCACAGAAAGCCCAAGGTGGCGCCCAGACCAGCAGCACACAACACGGACAAATCCAGTGGATCACGCACCGTATAGCAACCCGCTTCCACTGCAGTATCGCAGGAGTTTCGGAACTGCCAGAACGTGATCAAGGTGTAAGCACCCATGACAAATGCTGTGGTACCTGCGGCCAAACCATCCAAACCGTCAGTGATGTTCACGGCATTCGACCACGCGCTGACCACAACGTAGATAAAGATGAGGAACACGATGATGCCAAAAACGCTGCCCCCGAAGCCAAGGTCAATGGTGTCGATATCGCGAATGAATGACAGGTGGGTTGATGCTGGGGTCAGACCGTTTTCATCGGGAAACTGCAGTACCAAAAAACCAAAGATCAACGCAATGGCCAGCTGAGACACCAGCTTAGCGGTCTTGTTCAAACCAAGGTTTCGGTTCATGTACAGCTTGATGAAGTCATCGGCGAAACCAGTGGCACCAAGGCCCAAGGTCAGACCCAACACGAGCAAGCCGGAGACTGTGAATCCACCAACGCCTTGGATCATGGCCAAGATATTGGTAAACACATAGGCCACAACAATGCCCGCGATAATCGCAATGCCACCCATGGTTGGAGTGCCACGCTTACGCAAGTGAGACTGCAGGCCTTCTTCACGGATTTCCTGGCCCAACTGGCGGTTAGTGAAATAACGGATCAACACCGGGGTGAGAAAGATTGAGACGAGGAACGCAACCGTTCCACTGACCATAATCTGTTGCATTGTTTTCTACTGTCCTTCCACGTTCCGACGAGAATCGTCGTTGACCGAGCCACCTGTGTTTTTGAGGCCCGGCACCATGCCATGTAGTGCTTCTGCGACCCTCCACAGGCGATCAGCATTTGAAGCCTTAACCAGCACTACATCATCCCGCTTAATATGGCCTGCGAGCAACTCGAGCGCTGCATCAACGTCTGAAACTACGTGAGTACTCACACCCAGGCTCGCTGCGGACTCTGCAAGTGCTGCACAGTTAGGGTTCTCCCCCACTGCGACAAGTTCTTGAACATTGTATTTAGCCAGCTCAGCACCAAGTTCGGCATGGGCTTCCGAGGCGTCATCGCCAAGCTCACCCATTTGGCCAAGCACTGCCCAGCTTGTTGCTTCAGAACGACCACTAGCTGTGTACGCAAGAGCCGCGATACCTGCACGCATAGAATCAGGATTCGCGTTGTAAGAATCGTTGATGATGGTCACGCCGTCGGCACGGGTCTTTACATCCATGCGGTGCGCGGAAGCAGCTGAATGTGCTTCCAATCCAGCAACCACCAATTCTGGGGCGACGCCAGCTTCCATGGCAATGGCAGCAGCAGCAAGTGCATTAGCAACCTGGTGCTCACCAAAAACCTGCAGGGTGACCGGCCAAGAGCCGTCCTTCGTGTTCAGCGTAAAGCTTGCCCGCGCAACAGCGTCCAGTGAAATACTCGTTGCCCAATAATCAGACTTTTTTGCTTGGCCTGCATCGGTGGTAAACCACACCACGCGCGCCTTAGTGCGTGGAGCCATCCGGGCGACAAAAGGATCGTCAGCGTTAAGGACTGCTACCCCACCCGTTTTCTTCGAGGGCAGCGCTTCAATGATCTCGCCTTTTGCCTGCGCGATATTCTCGCGGGATCCAAATTCACCCAGGTGCGCATGGCCGACGTTGAGCACAGCTGCAATCCGTGGCGGAGCAATCTCTGTCAGGTGCTTAATATGTCCAATGCCACGCGCGGACATCTCAGCCACCAAATACTTAGTATCGGTTGTGCAGCGGAGCGCGGTGTGTGGCAAACCAAGCTCATTGTTAAACGAGCCCGGAGGAGCCACAGTTGGCCCATCTTGGTCAAGAACCGTCGCGATGAAATCCTTCGTAGAAGTCTTTCCCGCAGAACCAGTAATAGCCACAACGTTCAATTGATGGCCAGCCACGCAGATATCCACCACGTGGCGAGCCAACCGAGACAACGCCTCCACTACCGCCGCGCCATGCCCATCTGGATCATGAGCATAAATGTCAGCATTGGATTCCTGGATTTTTACTGGAGGCACGACGATCGCAGGTACGTCAACCTCACGGGCTGCCAATACTGCAACCGCACCTTTCTCAATTGCAGTTGCAGCAAAATCATGGCCGTCTACACGAGCACCCGGAAGTGCTAAAAACAAGCCACCCGGTGTGAGGGATCGAGAATCAAACTCCACGCTGGAGCTCACAAGCGTATCTTCTTGAGCACCGCCAGTAAGCCTGCCTCCAACGATGTCAGCGATTTCCCCAAGGGTCATTGTGATCATGACTGTGGCCTATCCTTCTTCCGTAGTAAGGGGAAGTTTATTGTTGAGCTTTTCTGTCAAAGCAGCGCGAACTTCTTCGCGGTCATCAAAATGGTGGGTGACACCAGCAACTAGTTGTCCAACTTCATGGCCTTTTCCAGCTACTACAATGCCATCTCCAGGCTGTGCCCACTCGACCAAAACGCGAATTGCTTCTGCACGGTCACCAATTTCTAGGACTTCCACCGGTCGTTCGGACTCTGAAGCACCCTGCTGTGCTCCTGCAGTGACTGCTGCGCGAATCGTGGCAGGCACCTCTGAACGAGGGTTGTCATCAGTGACAATAACTAGATCAGCACGCTGTGCGGACAACTGCCCCATGGGGCCACGCTTGGTGGAATCGCGGTCTCCACCAGCACCG from Corynebacterium glutamicum ATCC 13032 carries:
- the ftsZ gene encoding cell division protein FtsZ, giving the protein MTSPNNYLAKIKVVGVGGGGVNAVNRMIEEGLKGVEFIAVNTDSQALMFSDADVKLDIGREATRGLGAGANPEVGRASAEDHKNEIEETIKGADMVFVTAGEGGGTGTGAAPVVAGIAKKMGALTIGVVTKPFEFEGRRRTRQAEEGIAALKEVCDTLIVIPNDRLLELGDANLSIMEAFRAADEVLHNGVQGITNLITIPGVINVDFADVRSVMSEAGSALMGVGSARGDNRVVSATEQAINSPLLEATMDGATGVLLSFAGGSDLGLMEVNAAASMVRERSDEDVNLIFGTIIDDNLGDEVRVTVIATGFDAARASAAENRRAGISAAPAAEPVQQQVPTTNATLPPEKESIFGGAREENDPYLSRSAGARHRIEETRSGGGLFTTGNDRDYRRDERREDHRDERRDERRDDRSYDRRDDRRDDRRDDRGDDLDVPSFLQ
- the ftsQ gene encoding cell division protein FtsQ; its protein translation is MNKKVIAIVVGVVVVLVAILGVVAWFVPILKVGNIEVTGATRTDPDQVLEVSGIVEGENLFRVDATAAGQNIVELPWVKSVTVNRALPSTITVELTEREPAVFIKRADGDHVIDTEGKEIIIGTPPVGTVEVSGADEGNSEVLPAVIAVINAIKAQDAQMTESIQVVEAPDQFDILLKMNDGREIYWGSSENNHDKAVAMSTVLKREGQRWNISSPSMVTVR
- the murC gene encoding UDP-N-acetylmuramate--L-alanine ligase; this translates as MSGVARILLARGKTVTGSDAKDSRTLLPLRAVGATIAVGHAAENLELSGELPTVVVTSFAAIPQDNPELVRAREEGIPVIRRSDLLGELLEGSTQVLIAGTHGKTSTTSMSVVAMQAAGMDPSFAIGGQLNKAGTNAHHGTGEVFIAEADESDASLLRYKPNVAVVTNVEPDHLDFFKTPEAYFQVFDDFAGRITPNGKLVVCLNDPHAAELGERSVRKGIKTVGYGTADAVQAHPEVPAMATIVDSQVVAEGTRATINIDGQEVSVILQIPGDHMVLNGAAALLAGYLVGGDVDKLVEGLSDFSGVRRRFEFHGAIEGGKFNGAAIYDDYAHHPTEVTAVLSAARTRVKAAGKGRVIVAFQPHLYSRTIEFQKEFAGALSLADAAVVLEIYGAREQPVDGVSSEIITDAMTIPVVYEPNFSAVPERIAEIAGPNDIVLTMGAGSVTMLAPEILDQLQNN
- the murG gene encoding undecaprenyldiphospho-muramoylpentapeptide beta-N-acetylglucosaminyltransferase, whose product is MANSPKPMRVVVAGGGTAGHIEPALAVAEALRDKHGATVSALGTARGLETTLVPDRGFELHLIEPVPVPRKPNMDLLKLPFRVAKALGQARKALKDTDAQAVIGFGGYVSAPAYMAAKSLGLPFFVHEANARAGMANKLGVKLGGVGLNAVAGSGMDGDVVGIPIRAVLSGARDESAADRARDTWGLDKDRQTIFVTGGSQGSVSINKAVEQAVDQLVEAGFQVLHAVGKKNELPAAKPGYHPVPFIDDMQAAYTVADLIVCRSGAMTVAEVTAAGVPAIYVPLPHGNGEQALNAQAVIKAGAARQIDDADFTAQTLIDATLDILLHPSTHQSMSDAAKTSTAGNASTVIADMIAATINSQHN
- a CDS encoding peptidoglycan glycosyltransferase FtsW; this encodes MTTGASKKPARPNTGAKTRTGLGIRERISGAWNDLLARPLTDYIMILCIVVILSCLGVVMVYSSSMTWSLREGGSVWGTAVRQGIMIVLGFFAMWVALMTRPQTIRNLSNLILIVSIVLLLAVQIPGIGTGKEEVGSQSWIALGPIQFQPSEIAKVAIAVWGAHYLAGKGPVQHWFNNHLMRFGGVGAFMAFLIFMEGDAGMAMSFVLVVLFMLFFAGIAMGWIAIAGVLIIAALAVLALGGGFRSSRFEVYFDALFGNFHDVRGIAFQSYQGFLSLADGSGLGVGLGQSRAKWFYLPEAKNDFIFAIIGEELGLWGGALVIALFAGLLYFGLRTAKKSHDPFLGLMAATLTASVVSQAFINIGYVVGLLPVTGIQLPMISAGGTSAIITLASMGLLISCARHEPETVSAMASYGRPAIDRLLGLREPSSTLTTSNASLRSNKTKAAKQKPSPQKESRDRFGEPVTARRAQAPRSGRAGVQSEAPRRSTGSVKGRSSGQDNGRSNEGTARSQSTTGGRAADRSVDRSRQSRPTERRSESRDDWRDNRNRR
- the murD gene encoding UDP-N-acetylmuramoyl-L-alanine--D-glutamate ligase encodes the protein MVSLSHLPQALQGRILVAGAGVSGLSIAKMLSELHCDVVVADDNETARHMLIEVVDVADISTAQAQEQLDSFSIVVTSPGWRPTSTLLVDAHRQGLEVIGDVELAWRLDQAGVFGEPHTWLAVTGTNGKTTTTSMLAAMMNEGGFTAKAVGNIGIPVSEALVAKNRIDVLVAELSSFQLHWSPTFTPDAGVVLNLAEDHIDWHGSMRDYALAKMEVLKGKVAIIGADDPYLVQLTSEADLSGLIGFTVNEPATGQLGVKAGELVDNAYGNNVVLASADGINPAGPAGVLDALAAAAVARSQGVAPEAIARALDSFEVAGHRGQVVAEHDGVHFIDNSKATNPHAADSALAGHDSVIWVVGGQLKGADIAPLVKKHEQRIKAALVLGADRAEIVAALKEHASQASVFVTDKTEPFEAMEEIVTEAFSISEPGDTVLLAPAAASLDMFKGMGQRGDLFAHNIIGTIKGLTEEKG
- the mraY gene encoding phospho-N-acetylmuramoyl-pentapeptide-transferase; translated protein: MQQIMVSGTVAFLVSIFLTPVLIRYFTNRQLGQEIREEGLQSHLRKRGTPTMGGIAIIAGIVVAYVFTNILAMIQGVGGFTVSGLLVLGLTLGLGATGFADDFIKLYMNRNLGLNKTAKLVSQLAIALIFGFLVLQFPDENGLTPASTHLSFIRDIDTIDLGFGGSVFGIIVFLIFIYVVVSAWSNAVNITDGLDGLAAGTTAFVMGAYTLITFWQFRNSCDTAVEAGCYTVRDPLDLSVLCAAGLGATLGFLWWNAAPAKIFMGDTGSLALGGLVAGISVVSRTELLMVIIGALFVIEIASVAIQIGVFKTRGKRVFKMAPIHHHFEALGWAETTVTIRFWLIAIMAVLAGVGVFYSDWLHLAEV
- the murF gene encoding UDP-N-acetylmuramoyl-tripeptide--D-alanyl-D-alanine ligase, which encodes MITMTLGEIADIVGGRLTGGAQEDTLVSSSVEFDSRSLTPGGLFLALPGARVDGHDFAATAIEKGAVAVLAAREVDVPAIVVPPVKIQESNADIYAHDPDGHGAAVVEALSRLARHVVDICVAGHQLNVVAITGSAGKTSTKDFIATVLDQDGPTVAPPGSFNNELGLPHTALRCTTDTKYLVAEMSARGIGHIKHLTEIAPPRIAAVLNVGHAHLGEFGSRENIAQAKGEIIEALPSKKTGGVAVLNADDPFVARMAPRTKARVVWFTTDAGQAKKSDYWATSISLDAVARASFTLNTKDGSWPVTLQVFGEHQVANALAAAAIAMEAGVAPELVVAGLEAHSAASAHRMDVKTRADGVTIINDSYNANPDSMRAGIAALAYTASGRSEATSWAVLGQMGELGDDASEAHAELGAELAKYNVQELVAVGENPNCAALAESAASLGVSTHVVSDVDAALELLAGHIKRDDVVLVKASNADRLWRVAEALHGMVPGLKNTGGSVNDDSRRNVEGQ